In a single window of the Flavobacterium sp. W4I14 genome:
- a CDS encoding 4-hydroxy-tetrahydrodipicolinate synthase (product_source=KO:K01714; cath_funfam=3.20.20.70; cog=COG0329; ko=KO:K01714; pfam=PF00701; smart=SM01130; superfamily=51569), whose amino-acid sequence MNTLTAKTLKGNWATLLLPIQNDQAIDFRLLADEIDYLIDAKVDGIYSNGTAGEFHNQTEAEFDQINRLFAEKCLKASMPFQIGCSHPSPVISLERVKRSVSLKPSAFQVILPDWIIPCDAEQVDFLQGIAKHANGIPLVLYNPPHAKLELKPKDYLKFKTAVPSLIGIKVLSKDAAWTQEMKTYANHLSVFVPGHFLASGVKAGIAAGAYSNVACINPLAAQHLWKLMQTDLDEAFRIEKNILEFFKMCIAPYQKQQYSNPALDKFLAAVGGCIQIPTRLRWPYKWISESDVTSVRKQAKILIPEFFN is encoded by the coding sequence ATGAATACATTAACTGCAAAAACACTAAAGGGAAATTGGGCAACATTGTTGTTGCCCATCCAAAATGACCAAGCGATCGATTTCAGACTATTGGCTGATGAAATAGATTATTTGATTGATGCGAAAGTAGATGGGATTTATTCGAACGGAACAGCAGGTGAGTTTCACAATCAGACCGAAGCAGAATTTGATCAGATTAATCGGCTGTTTGCAGAAAAATGCCTAAAAGCATCAATGCCTTTTCAGATAGGCTGCAGTCATCCTTCACCGGTTATTTCATTAGAAAGGGTTAAGAGATCAGTAAGCCTAAAGCCAAGTGCTTTTCAGGTGATTTTGCCAGATTGGATAATTCCTTGTGACGCTGAACAGGTAGATTTTTTACAGGGAATCGCAAAGCACGCAAACGGAATTCCTTTGGTACTGTATAATCCACCACATGCAAAGCTGGAGTTAAAACCAAAAGATTACCTCAAATTTAAAACAGCCGTGCCATCACTTATTGGTATTAAAGTTTTAAGTAAAGATGCTGCTTGGACACAAGAAATGAAGACCTATGCAAACCATTTATCTGTATTCGTTCCTGGCCATTTTTTAGCGAGTGGAGTAAAGGCGGGCATTGCAGCCGGGGCTTATTCAAATGTTGCCTGTATCAATCCTTTAGCGGCACAACATTTATGGAAACTGATGCAAACAGATCTGGATGAGGCTTTTAGGATAGAAAAAAATATTCTCGAATTCTTTAAAATGTGCATTGCTCCATATCAAAAGCAACAGTACAGCAACCCGGCATTAGATAAATTTTTAGCAGCAGTTGGTGGCTGTATTCAGATTCCAACACGATTAAGATGGCCCTATAAATGGATTTCGGAATCAGATGTAACATCGGTGCGTAAACAGGCCAAAATATTAATACCAGAATTTTTTAATTAG
- a CDS encoding ectoine hydroxylase-related dioxygenase (phytanoyl-CoA dioxygenase family) (product_source=COG5285; cath_funfam=2.60.120.620; cog=COG5285; pfam=PF05721; superfamily=51197), protein MKNESLFNYKTLSKEELTFFNEKGYLIIKAILKPEGLAQMHQECMDAWRKEKETFDPNKSWLQNALLINIHHQATTVKEYYFNGPLVEMASEIIGPNIKGATSQLTFKMKGNTKPFGWHQDNGYGELKPYNALTTLTALDDTDRGNGCLWLIPGSHKKGQIRVEQNEAQKKSGAEIIVEADDSLAVPMEMKAGDVLIFNCWMLHKSDGNISDSRDRRILFLRYADADAIEVYNGGKPRLGRLVKGKTKFKEVEEFEAHL, encoded by the coding sequence ATGAAAAACGAATCGTTATTTAATTATAAAACACTCAGTAAAGAAGAATTGACGTTTTTTAACGAAAAAGGTTATCTCATCATCAAAGCTATTTTAAAACCAGAAGGTTTGGCTCAGATGCATCAAGAATGTATGGACGCCTGGCGTAAGGAAAAAGAGACCTTCGATCCGAATAAGAGCTGGTTGCAAAACGCCTTGTTGATTAATATTCACCACCAGGCTACAACAGTAAAGGAATACTATTTTAATGGTCCGCTGGTTGAGATGGCCTCAGAAATTATCGGTCCGAATATAAAAGGAGCTACCTCACAGCTTACATTTAAAATGAAAGGGAATACAAAACCTTTTGGCTGGCATCAAGATAATGGTTATGGCGAATTGAAGCCTTATAACGCCTTAACCACTTTAACTGCGCTTGATGATACCGATCGGGGCAATGGCTGTTTGTGGTTAATTCCAGGCAGTCATAAAAAAGGCCAGATCAGGGTAGAACAGAACGAAGCCCAAAAGAAAAGTGGCGCTGAAATTATTGTAGAAGCCGACGATAGTTTAGCTGTACCAATGGAAATGAAGGCAGGAGATGTTTTGATTTTTAACTGTTGGATGCTCCATAAATCAGATGGTAATATTTCTGATAGCAGAGACCGAAGAATCCTGTTTTTGAGATATGCCGATGCAGATGCGATAGAAGTTTACAACGGTGGCAAACCCCGCTTAGGTAGATTAGTAAAAGGCAAAACAAAGTTTAAGGAAGTTGAGGAGTTTGAAGCCCATCTCTAA
- a CDS encoding hypothetical protein (product_source=Hypo-rule applied; ko=KO:K21572; pfam=PF07980,PF14322; superfamily=48452), with the protein MTKKYILLSVIVVIAAAFSSCKKLLEVKPQSQITDQVYFKSEGDFLPYVTGTYTSIRAFANSITYGTERSEELINGTNSRLTTVWSQILSPTVGALNYNGQYKAIGNCNLLLSKIEPFPFSNAATKNRLKAETLCQRAYTYFYLVRIIGDTPLMLETITDDNVPLLPRAKATEVMKQVFADLDQAIALFPEKTYVSKYRFSYGAALALKAEAKLWSAKVLAGGTADFNDAITAAAAVEATGVSLLTNFKDVTTTRANAEVIMSAYYNRDENGANYGLNALPFLTAISNASNLDSIAYALTSVNGQGGYQISKESRALFSGLTNDKRVPNTFIIERQGTVQKSAWITKMPGTKYADDRVSDNDVIMFRLADIYMMEAEAYAALDNAAQAIVYLNKVRNRAGNGVYTGATDKATVERAIFDERGREFFFENKRWYDIVRFHFGGTINAYTYIPNLKNKTVPLFWPLSTTVLAANPNLVQTQGY; encoded by the coding sequence ATGACCAAGAAATATATCCTGCTTTCTGTTATCGTTGTAATAGCAGCAGCTTTTTCATCTTGCAAAAAATTACTCGAAGTTAAACCACAATCGCAGATTACCGATCAGGTTTACTTTAAAAGTGAGGGCGATTTTCTTCCCTATGTTACCGGAACATATACGTCTATCAGGGCCTTTGCCAATTCTATTACTTACGGTACCGAACGGAGCGAGGAACTCATAAATGGAACCAACAGCCGTTTAACAACGGTATGGTCACAGATATTAAGTCCAACAGTAGGTGCTTTAAACTACAATGGGCAATATAAAGCCATTGGTAACTGTAATCTGCTGCTCAGCAAAATAGAGCCTTTTCCTTTTTCTAATGCGGCTACAAAGAACAGGTTAAAGGCCGAAACACTTTGCCAGCGTGCCTACACTTATTTTTATCTGGTTAGAATTATCGGCGATACGCCATTGATGCTGGAAACCATTACCGATGATAATGTTCCACTTTTGCCAAGAGCAAAAGCCACTGAGGTGATGAAACAGGTTTTTGCCGATTTAGACCAGGCTATAGCACTTTTTCCTGAAAAAACTTACGTATCCAAATACAGGTTTTCGTATGGCGCTGCATTGGCGTTAAAAGCTGAAGCCAAATTATGGAGCGCCAAAGTATTGGCTGGTGGTACGGCAGATTTTAACGATGCGATCACAGCTGCTGCTGCAGTAGAAGCCACAGGCGTTTCATTATTGACCAACTTTAAAGATGTAACCACAACGAGGGCAAATGCTGAAGTAATCATGTCGGCCTATTATAACCGTGACGAAAATGGCGCCAACTATGGTTTAAATGCTTTGCCATTTTTAACGGCGATTTCAAATGCATCCAACCTGGATAGCATTGCCTATGCGCTCACTTCTGTTAACGGACAGGGCGGTTACCAGATCAGTAAAGAAAGCAGGGCACTTTTTAGTGGCCTAACCAATGATAAACGTGTGCCAAATACCTTTATCATCGAAAGACAGGGAACCGTGCAAAAGAGCGCATGGATTACCAAAATGCCAGGCACCAAATACGCTGATGACCGGGTTTCTGATAACGATGTGATCATGTTCAGACTGGCTGATATTTATATGATGGAAGCCGAGGCTTACGCCGCACTCGATAATGCCGCACAGGCAATTGTGTATTTAAATAAAGTTAGAAATAGAGCCGGAAACGGAGTTTATACCGGTGCAACTGATAAAGCTACCGTAGAACGCGCCATTTTTGACGAACGTGGCCGTGAGTTTTTCTTCGAAAACAAACGTTGGTACGATATTGTGCGCTTTCATTTCGGCGGTACCATAAACGCCTATACCTACATTCCTAACCTCAAAAATAAAACGGTGCCTTTGTTCTGGCCTTTATCTACAACTGTTTTGGCGGCAAATCCAAACCTGGTGCAAACACAGGGATATTAA
- a CDS encoding TonB-linked SusC/RagA family outer membrane protein (product_source=TIGR04056; cath_funfam=2.170.130.10,2.60.40.1120; cleavage_site_network=SignalP-noTM; cog=COG1629; pfam=PF00593,PF07715,PF13715; superfamily=49464,56935; tigrfam=TIGR04056), whose amino-acid sequence MRKILFIFLLAAINLCGLTGAAQTTDVQVSGTVSDATKNETLPGVSVKVKGTQTATVTDANGKYTLRVPQNSILVFSSVGYNEQEVKVGIGGAKNVQLNPNAQSLTDVVVVGYVKQSREKNTAAVSKLDTKQLVNTSNAGPIAAIQGKIAGVSVPLSNGQPGSAGTNIIIRGGSKLNVYGTGTGNSGGDPVLSSDASSPLVIVDGVFRTMKDLNPDDIESLQVMKDAASTAIYGARGANGVIVIKTKSGKFGSGKPNITFNYRTNWETPSRMYDYLSAKDYLTLARTTAKSTYDLIDKNTLLNNGGFSAGTKVYTAKGQYGVGTNLTALYDNIVAVEGQGYVDNLLANGWQTMDDPINPGTKLLFADNNYQDLLWNTGISNNYNFGIDGGSQIATYNISMNYVDQAGTFVGTSYKRYSALGNFGFKASEKLQINAMLNYQNVLPNYVDAYTNDLVRATRITPLIRIFKDDGTPTTGENLTTRNRFHTLAYDNTKASTERLVSRVDADWAIVKGLHYRPALSYLISDDKTIFSRKAFPDPIQFATIRLKTENTNNTRQLMIDQILQYDYTLKENHHFTALAGFNYTKNDGNTIDIGSQRGTNDYITTINEPTVTTINGVTVTNVTNFGTRISQTKSASFFGQLSYDYKSKYLLSGVLRNDGFSNFAPENKWALFPSVSAGWNIHKEDFWKSNVVSTLKLRGSWGQAGSSDLDLTDTYGSYTSAVYAQNSGIQRANLSNPNLVWETTQTTDVAVEAGFFKNRVNLTVDLYDKLTKNRIDSKPLPAEAPFSTITFNNGTIQNKGIEIELQATVLKMKDFAWNANFSFAYNAQKVISLPNNGRLKNRQNGGVVIDPNTGKEIEVGGYAEGERPFGYYAWQVEKVFSTEAEAAAWGKVDQIATAAGITVGKHAGDYKFADLNNDNIIDNRDMVFMGYKTPNKIGGFQNTFTYKSFTLRVNMDYALGFVISDGALARSLGQGRAYNEGAPAQALGNDIWQKSGDVDKLYARFSFGDADFGQKNFIRQGASTVGTGSGYASDVSTMISKGDFLALREIYLSYDLPKNIMSKIGSTGMSVFASVTNIGYLTKYKGLNPETYTGFDPGGYPRPRQFTLGASLRF is encoded by the coding sequence ATGAGAAAAATTCTATTTATTTTCTTGTTGGCCGCAATCAACCTCTGTGGTTTAACAGGAGCTGCACAAACAACCGATGTACAGGTATCGGGCACTGTTTCTGATGCGACAAAAAATGAAACGCTGCCAGGGGTAAGTGTCAAAGTAAAGGGCACGCAGACCGCGACTGTTACAGATGCAAATGGAAAGTACACTTTACGGGTACCTCAAAATTCAATCCTTGTTTTTAGTTCTGTAGGTTATAACGAACAAGAAGTAAAGGTTGGAATAGGCGGTGCAAAAAATGTACAATTAAATCCAAATGCACAGTCTTTAACCGATGTGGTAGTAGTGGGGTATGTTAAGCAATCGAGAGAGAAAAATACTGCTGCCGTATCTAAATTGGATACCAAACAACTGGTTAATACCTCCAATGCAGGACCAATAGCAGCCATACAGGGTAAAATTGCCGGGGTTTCGGTACCGTTATCAAACGGGCAACCAGGTTCGGCAGGTACCAATATTATTATCCGTGGGGGTTCAAAACTTAATGTTTATGGAACAGGCACTGGTAATAGTGGTGGAGATCCTGTATTATCTTCTGATGCATCAAGTCCGCTGGTTATTGTAGACGGTGTTTTCAGGACGATGAAAGATCTAAATCCGGATGATATCGAATCATTGCAGGTAATGAAGGATGCGGCTTCCACAGCAATTTATGGTGCCCGTGGTGCAAATGGTGTAATTGTGATCAAAACCAAAAGCGGAAAATTTGGTTCAGGGAAACCCAATATTACCTTTAATTACCGTACAAACTGGGAAACTCCATCGCGGATGTATGATTATTTAAGTGCCAAAGATTACCTCACACTTGCCAGAACAACAGCAAAAAGCACTTACGATTTAATTGATAAGAATACACTTTTAAATAATGGTGGCTTTTCTGCAGGAACAAAGGTATACACTGCCAAAGGCCAGTACGGTGTTGGAACAAATTTAACAGCCTTATATGATAACATTGTAGCGGTTGAAGGCCAGGGATATGTAGATAATTTATTGGCCAACGGCTGGCAGACGATGGATGATCCGATTAATCCCGGTACTAAACTGTTATTTGCCGATAACAACTATCAGGATCTGCTTTGGAATACCGGCATTAGCAATAATTACAATTTTGGGATTGATGGAGGCAGCCAGATTGCTACTTACAATATATCAATGAACTATGTTGATCAGGCAGGTACTTTTGTGGGCACAAGCTATAAAAGATACAGTGCGCTTGGAAATTTTGGGTTTAAAGCAAGCGAAAAACTACAGATCAATGCCATGCTTAACTACCAGAATGTACTGCCAAACTATGTAGATGCTTATACCAACGACCTGGTACGCGCTACGCGCATTACGCCTTTGATCAGGATTTTTAAAGATGATGGTACACCAACTACAGGCGAAAACCTAACAACAAGAAACCGCTTTCATACCTTGGCCTACGATAATACCAAGGCATCAACCGAACGATTGGTTTCGAGGGTGGATGCAGATTGGGCTATTGTTAAAGGCTTGCATTACAGGCCAGCTTTGTCTTACTTAATTAGCGATGATAAAACTATTTTTTCGAGAAAAGCATTTCCTGATCCTATCCAGTTTGCAACCATCCGGTTAAAAACGGAGAATACCAATAACACCCGCCAGTTGATGATCGATCAGATTCTTCAATACGATTACACTTTAAAAGAAAACCATCATTTTACCGCGTTGGCTGGTTTTAATTATACCAAAAATGATGGAAATACCATCGATATAGGGTCACAACGTGGAACAAATGATTACATCACAACGATAAATGAACCAACTGTAACCACCATTAACGGTGTAACAGTAACCAATGTTACCAATTTCGGAACACGGATCAGTCAAACTAAATCTGCGAGTTTTTTTGGTCAGTTGAGTTACGATTATAAAAGTAAATACCTTTTAAGCGGCGTATTGCGGAACGATGGTTTTTCAAATTTCGCCCCTGAAAATAAGTGGGCTTTATTCCCGTCGGTATCTGCGGGATGGAATATCCATAAAGAAGATTTCTGGAAATCGAATGTAGTGAGCACCTTAAAACTTAGGGGAAGCTGGGGACAGGCGGGTTCGAGCGATTTAGATTTAACCGATACTTATGGAAGTTATACATCAGCGGTTTATGCACAGAATTCAGGCATCCAACGTGCAAACTTATCCAATCCTAACCTGGTTTGGGAAACCACACAAACAACTGATGTTGCGGTAGAGGCAGGTTTTTTCAAGAACAGGGTGAATCTTACTGTCGATTTATACGATAAACTCACCAAAAATCGCATCGATTCTAAACCATTGCCCGCAGAGGCGCCATTTTCTACCATTACATTCAATAACGGAACAATCCAGAACAAAGGGATAGAAATAGAACTTCAGGCAACTGTGCTGAAAATGAAAGATTTCGCCTGGAACGCCAATTTCTCTTTTGCCTACAACGCGCAAAAAGTAATCAGCTTACCTAATAATGGCAGGTTAAAAAATAGACAGAATGGAGGCGTTGTTATCGATCCGAATACCGGTAAGGAAATCGAAGTGGGCGGATATGCAGAAGGCGAACGCCCGTTTGGTTACTATGCATGGCAGGTAGAGAAAGTTTTTTCTACAGAGGCTGAAGCTGCTGCATGGGGTAAAGTAGATCAGATTGCTACGGCGGCTGGTATAACGGTAGGTAAACATGCGGGAGATTACAAGTTTGCAGATTTAAACAACGATAACATTATCGATAACCGCGATATGGTATTTATGGGCTATAAAACGCCGAATAAAATCGGAGGTTTTCAAAATACATTTACCTATAAAAGTTTTACGCTTAGGGTTAATATGGATTATGCTTTAGGCTTTGTAATCTCTGATGGCGCTTTAGCCAGATCTTTAGGACAGGGCAGGGCTTATAATGAAGGTGCTCCGGCACAAGCTTTAGGGAATGATATCTGGCAAAAATCTGGTGATGTAGATAAATTATATGCCCGTTTCTCTTTCGGGGACGCTGATTTCGGACAGAAAAACTTTATCAGACAGGGTGCAAGTACGGTTGGTACCGGAAGCGGTTATGCATCGGATGTTTCTACCATGATTTCGAAAGGAGACTTTTTAGCCTTACGCGAAATTTACCTCAGTTACGATCTGCCTAAAAACATCATGTCGAAAATCGGTTCAACCGGAATGAGTGTTTTTGCGAGCGTTACCAACATTGGTTACCTCACTAAATACAAAGGGTTGAACCCTGAAACTTACACAGGATTCGATCCGGGAGGTTATCCCCGTCCAAGACAGTTCACCTTAGGCGCATCATTAAGATTTTAA
- a CDS encoding sialidase-1 (product_source=KO:K01186; cath_funfam=2.120.10.10; cleavage_site_network=SignalP-noTM; cog=COG4409; ko=KO:K01186; pfam=PF13088; superfamily=50939; transmembrane_helix_parts=Inside_1_12,TMhelix_13_35,Outside_36_389) — protein sequence MFYTIKNLKRIGGLCCFSALILCCINTTYAAANITINRVDSLNFIFKAGENGYACFRIPALIHTQNGSLLAFAEARKNNCGDSGDIDLVVKRSLDKGKTWTGLQLVWSDSTNTCGNPVPIQDQATGNIILISTWNLGTDHEKQIMDGSSRDGRHVYMLSSGDDGKTWSAATEITAQVKKTGWTWYATGPCHGLQVLKGKYSGRLVVPINHVETGTNQNFAHTIYSDDHGKSWNLGNNTPQDKMNETTLAEISKCRLMLNMRNSDRTIKTRHTTVSKDGGQNWANVRVDTTLIEPICQGSLLSHFYRKNKPTLLFSNPANTKLRANLTLRLSENDGKTWKYNMVLHPGPSAYSDIAVIDKQIIGCFFEAGYAKPYEGIVFKTVNYSDLTK from the coding sequence ATGTTTTACACCATCAAAAATCTGAAAAGGATTGGCGGGTTATGCTGCTTTTCTGCACTGATTTTATGCTGCATAAATACCACCTACGCGGCAGCCAATATTACAATAAATAGGGTAGACAGTCTGAATTTCATTTTTAAAGCAGGCGAAAATGGTTATGCTTGTTTTCGTATTCCGGCCTTAATCCATACTCAAAACGGAAGCTTGCTTGCTTTTGCCGAAGCACGAAAAAACAATTGTGGCGATTCTGGAGATATCGACCTGGTGGTTAAACGTTCATTGGATAAGGGTAAAACCTGGACCGGCTTACAATTGGTGTGGAGCGATTCGACCAATACCTGTGGTAACCCTGTTCCCATCCAGGATCAAGCTACTGGCAATATCATTTTAATTTCTACATGGAATTTGGGTACTGATCATGAAAAACAGATTATGGATGGCTCATCGAGAGACGGAAGGCATGTATATATGTTATCCTCCGGTGATGATGGAAAAACCTGGTCGGCTGCAACAGAGATTACTGCTCAAGTGAAAAAAACAGGTTGGACCTGGTACGCAACCGGACCATGCCATGGTTTACAGGTACTTAAAGGAAAATATTCCGGCCGATTGGTCGTGCCGATAAACCATGTAGAAACCGGTACTAATCAGAATTTTGCACACACCATTTATTCAGATGATCATGGTAAGAGCTGGAATCTAGGCAATAATACGCCTCAGGATAAAATGAACGAAACTACATTGGCCGAAATTTCAAAATGCCGATTGATGTTGAACATGAGGAATAGTGACCGTACTATTAAAACCAGACATACTACTGTAAGCAAAGATGGCGGTCAGAACTGGGCAAATGTTCGGGTAGATACAACTTTGATAGAGCCTATCTGCCAGGGAAGTTTGCTGAGCCACTTTTATCGTAAGAATAAACCAACACTGCTTTTCAGCAATCCGGCAAATACAAAATTACGGGCAAATTTAACTTTACGTTTAAGCGAAAACGACGGTAAAACCTGGAAATATAATATGGTTTTACATCCTGGTCCATCGGCCTACTCAGATATTGCCGTAATAGACAAACAAATAATCGGCTGCTTTTTCGAAGCAGGATATGCAAAGCCGTATGAGGGCATTGTATTTAAAACTGTAAACTATTCAGATTTAACAAAATAA
- a CDS encoding GntR family transcriptional repressor for pyruvate dehydrogenase complex (product_source=KO:K05799; cath_funfam=1.10.10.10,1.20.120.530; cog=COG2186; ko=KO:K05799; pfam=PF00392,PF07729; smart=SM00345,SM00895; superfamily=46785) yields MALKSDLSLDIDKISSDTMADVVEMRLRDYFKKKSFKPGDALPKEQELAEALGVSRNVLREALSRLRMLGMIETKKKRGMILSSPDVLGGFQRVLDPLIISPDALQDLFELRLILEMGLADVLFLNLNDKSIRELEIIANSEKKKNKEAFRIANEIAFHGKLYEMAGNDTLKRFQHMLLPVFGFVLQVENEFLSGSVSHQDLVEILKSGNKNDFRNGMYEHLKPHFDRLEALKKIN; encoded by the coding sequence ATGGCATTAAAAAGTGATTTAAGTTTGGATATCGATAAAATCTCATCTGATACAATGGCTGATGTGGTTGAAATGAGGTTAAGAGATTATTTCAAAAAAAAATCATTTAAACCTGGCGATGCATTACCAAAAGAGCAGGAACTGGCTGAGGCGTTGGGGGTAAGCCGAAACGTTTTAAGGGAAGCATTAAGTCGTTTGAGGATGCTTGGCATGATTGAGACCAAGAAAAAGAGGGGTATGATTTTATCAAGCCCTGATGTATTGGGTGGTTTTCAACGTGTGCTCGATCCGTTAATAATCAGTCCAGATGCACTACAGGATCTTTTTGAGCTGAGATTAATTTTGGAAATGGGCCTCGCTGATGTGCTTTTTTTGAATTTAAATGATAAAAGTATCCGTGAACTTGAAATAATTGCCAATAGCGAAAAGAAAAAGAACAAAGAAGCATTCCGCATTGCCAACGAAATTGCCTTTCATGGTAAATTATACGAAATGGCCGGTAACGATACCTTAAAACGTTTTCAGCATATGCTTTTGCCGGTTTTTGGTTTTGTGCTCCAGGTAGAAAATGAGTTTCTGTCTGGCAGTGTCAGCCATCAGGATCTGGTAGAAATTCTTAAATCTGGAAATAAAAATGATTTCAGAAATGGAATGTATGAGCACCTAAAGCCTCATTTCGATCGACTGGAGGCATTAAAGAAAATAAATTAA
- a CDS encoding acetyl esterase/lipase (product_source=COG0657; cath_funfam=3.40.50.1820; cleavage_site_network=SignalP-noTM; cog=COG0657; pfam=PF00326; superfamily=53474), with protein sequence MKKTILAFTLMLNMSQTGLFAQNIVPLYKNVPNAIKADLTEKTDTAKNGRILTRYVTEPTLTVFLPEKNNGKSAAVIICPGGGYSYLVMNNEGTEVAKELNKQGIAAFVLKYRLPNDLIMKDRSIGPLQDAEQAIKTVRERAKEWNIDTAKVGIMGFSAGGHVASTLSTHYKNVVIPNKEKTNLRPDFSILIYPVITFQDSILHKGSKKALIGENASTEKTAEYSNELQVNKDTPPAFLIHCSDDKVVPVANAINYYQALKNNGVKAEMHIYASGGHGFGLKNATRTDKWLEQCMSWMTEMKIKTP encoded by the coding sequence ATGAAAAAAACAATTTTAGCATTTACATTAATGCTTAACATGAGCCAGACAGGATTATTTGCACAAAATATTGTACCGCTTTACAAAAATGTACCGAACGCCATTAAGGCCGATCTAACAGAAAAAACAGATACGGCCAAAAATGGCAGAATCTTAACCAGATACGTTACGGAGCCGACTTTAACCGTTTTTCTACCCGAAAAAAACAACGGTAAAAGTGCTGCTGTAATTATATGTCCTGGTGGGGGTTATTCTTATCTGGTGATGAATAACGAGGGTACCGAGGTTGCAAAAGAATTAAATAAACAAGGTATAGCCGCCTTTGTTTTAAAGTATAGGTTACCCAACGATCTGATTATGAAAGACCGCTCAATCGGGCCATTACAGGATGCTGAGCAAGCTATAAAAACAGTGCGCGAACGGGCTAAAGAATGGAACATTGATACGGCAAAAGTTGGGATTATGGGTTTTTCGGCCGGAGGCCATGTTGCCTCTACGCTATCTACCCATTATAAAAATGTAGTGATACCAAATAAGGAAAAAACAAATCTTCGCCCAGATTTTTCAATACTCATTTATCCTGTAATTACCTTTCAGGATAGCATTTTGCACAAAGGATCTAAAAAAGCTTTAATCGGAGAAAATGCATCGACAGAAAAAACAGCTGAATATTCGAATGAGCTACAGGTAAATAAAGATACACCTCCTGCTTTTTTGATTCATTGCAGTGATGATAAAGTAGTACCTGTTGCTAACGCTATAAACTATTACCAGGCACTTAAAAATAACGGGGTAAAGGCCGAAATGCATATTTACGCTTCAGGCGGACATGGTTTTGGTTTAAAAAACGCTACCAGAACCGATAAATGGCTTGAACAGTGTATGTCATGGATGACTGAAATGAAAATAAAAACACCGTAA